The sequence tctttcatattttctacctaaaaaaaaattgggcctaGATAGAAAACTCCATCCATCTTGATGTTCTTTTCTCTCCATATATTTTCACTTTAATCAAACAATGGAAAAtcacatttttctctttcttttcattctctcatttttttcatcccaACGAAATATAACATTAGGATCATGGATAACTTTTGGATCAGAACTTAGAATAATTTGGAAGAAAAtctgttagtttttagaccccttaaaaccacaatcagattaacctaggtaattaaccaagtgattacttagtcaaattaacaaatctaggttaacacaaatatatcatatcaatgtattgcagcggaaaataaaaacacaacgatatgataatccGAGAAAACCAAATCGATAAAAAACTtagggagaatttaacctagctatcctcaaggtaaaaagcaaatccactagaaagaatcgaaattcatacaataagacttacaagcccccacgctcgatttcttattgctacccaccagtagaacttactgacacgaccacgtgcaagcttcgaatccacggactccttctttctttggcctttgcaaaacacaaacacccccattcgtgactttgagatcccactcaaaggtttagcaatacaaactctcctgtttgtgactccaaaaccacccttgaaggtttagatcatcagcacctttgatgacaagagaaggcagcaacttctacaataccagatcttgagattcttcaaggaataatatcggtagaagacataagagagctttttaggaacaaaaccctaaatacaaaagaggcacactcttttctctctaaaaagcctcataaaaacgtgcttagggtttcctttatatactgggagaagtagattagaaagacagattatgaaatcttcttcctgcagcttgtatgttcttgaatcttgacttgaatcacattgaacattgtctaataatacctatagactctaaaatctatatctagacaagtttgtgttcacgatttaccaattgttctaaacatttagaacctaacaaaatcaaacccacTCCCTTTTCCCGTTGATCTAAGCACATATCCTCCACTATATACATTTCCCATCGCTTTCATTCATTTTGTGTAGTACAAATAAACTTAAAGGCAATTACTTTTCTCCCCCTTAAACTTTTTGAAAAGTACCCGTGGATGACAATGTCAACGAGCGTAAATAAAAAGGTTGGGGGATCAGGCATCTACAAAAATCCAATGCCTCAAATGCATTAGCTAGGAAACCCTTATTCCTAAAATTCAAGGTAGACCACATAAATCTTGAAATTCCACTAATTGGAACATAAACCATCGTGTATTCTCTTCCAGGTATTTGTCTTGTCAAACTTTCCAAATGAacaatatctatcaagttttcaagatgaatattattattacttatctctttatcttttttatttttttatttttttatttttagaaattgataattcgatagttgagAGGTGGAATTTAAACTCTAAatatctttattaaaaatatcaagaagTATCAActaagttacaaaatttttggttGATCTTTACAAGATGGATATCATTATTACTTGATCTCTCTatgtattattttctttttaacaatTCGTTAATTAGGTGGTGAAATTTGAATTCTAGATGTATTTACTAGAAAAACTAAGAAGTACGTATCAaccaattaaattacaaaatttttggcTGATCTCTTAATTTAAAACAAGAATCTCTTTAGCAATAGAAAATAGCGTAAAGATTTTCTAGATTGAAATGTGTGAAAGGAAAATTCATGAGatggattttttaaaacttttttttttcttctttttctccacaTAATAATGATCATGCAAGAGTAAATTAGTTTGCACACCAAAAAGCATTAATAAAGCAAGAAGTAGGGGGGTAGTAATAAAAATTCAGTTAGTGTATCAATGATCTCACAGGATATCCATGCAATAGGTCAACATCGTGGGATAAAAAAGAGCATTTATTTATGACTGTGCTCCACTGCACGGCACATGTATACCGAATCAACCCTAACATAATTATCATGTTGGTGAGCATTAGTCAAACATGGCCATGGCAACACTTAAATGCTCCCTACGTAATTCAGTAAATTCAAGTCCAATCCAGACGCGCATTGGAAATGACATTTGCTTACGCTTCCaactttataataattaaaaaaaaaaaaaaaaaaagctagaaaTTCAACATAAAGATTGGTGCCAAGTTCTTGCAGTTGGATTGATATTTATTGGTGTATccaaatcaaacataaatattCTGAATTCAAATCCTCTCCatcaactattgaattattataaggaaaaaaaaacttgttgtAAATTATGAAACATCATTTGTAataagtagtaaaatttgtgaCATTcctaatattaataaaagaaaaaaaagtactaatttttatttatgaaaaatgtttaagctattacaaattttaatacaaaaaatttactaTACAGATATAGTgatatgataataaatatgattgatgctgatttaacaaaataataaatgatttttttttttggtgattggtgACACAATCATTTTTAtgaataccaaaaaaaaaaaacttacaaattgatatgataATAAGTGTGATTGATGCCAAtttaacaagataataaataattttttatttattttttgattggtaaCATATTTATTCATAAGAATTAtacagtaaaatttgtaatagtctaatatcaatttttgttataattgtgaaaattatgAGTTCGCTTTTCACAATTCTGAAGGTTTTCAACAGGGGAATGATTCGTTTGTTGAAGATCCTTCAAATaaatcggaaaaaaaaaaaaaaaaaaaatctcatcctAGAAGGTTAAAATTCTATATGCATAATAAGTACATTTCTTAAAGCTTACGTATGCTGAGAGAATCGAAAGTGTGGGTAGGTTACTGCCTGGAACAAGTTTTAATTGCATATATACCGTCTTTTCGTAAGAGCCTTTGGTTGCGTGAGAAAATGAGCCGATATAAAATAATGTATAGAAAATGAAAgataaatattttctctttttttattaagtaaaaagTGGAAGAAAGGAATAGAGtaaatatgattattttttatatgaatctATTTGTAAGAGCTCAAAAATGCCCCATACCCACTTGGAATAGTGGTACCAGATATTTCTGGCCTAACACAATTAATTTGTCAGAGAGTGGGTTTTCTAAGTCAACTGCAATGCATTGTATGGTCCCAATATGAAATCAATAAAGTCATGATCTTTAATATGATGAAAAGGAACACATAACATATATAAATTCTTCCTCAAGCTTGTCTAAGGATGCAATGTTCATATATTATTTGCTCCAATCTTTCTACAAGTTGATACTCTCTCCCTTTTGTTTATATTCTATTCTTTCAACCTCTTTCCTAAAGGGGTTCATTTCCTTTATATAGTCTCCCCTAATGCATCTGAGCCTTCTACCTATACGTATTAGGGTAGAACTTGGGttgcttgtcccatcaagacCCTTTTGGAGGTGGGAGAGAGTGTTGTGAGTTGTGAAACTATTGTTTAAGTGTCTTTTCTTCATAAATGCAGTCAGTTTAGTTGGTGCAATGTATTGAATGTAGAGGTGATGGCTACATTCCCCAAATATTTCCTCTCTTCTTTACTTGCACGTCTTTGATGTCTTCCATGGTGCCTTACTTTTTGATGCAGTTGGCCAATTGAGACATTCTCAAGGTGCATTCGTTCCTCAGGCTCCTCGGATGGTGGGTCTGGCCGTTTCCCATCCTCAAACCTTAGTCCATGTGTCAGGTCTAGATTGGTGCCTGAATAGTCCTTTGCTCGTCCTTGGATCGGTCTATGCTGTGTTCCGATTCTTCCCTCCCACactattatttttaatcttctAAAAGATGAGAGGAAACAAGAGAGAAATTGTCGTTTAATAATGttatccttttttttgttttttttttgtttttttttttttttgtaaagaataaTGTTATTCATCTAGTTtactaaatataatttaatacaaattaaataaaatttaggttaaaatgcaaattgtACCATTTAAATTGGGTTGAAATTCATTTCAaccttttacttttacttttttttataaatgagtcatctaagttttaaatttattcaattcaagttttttgtccaattttgttaaaaattttccattaaaaaaaaattattttcacatgaaaaatatctataaaattaataaaaatattttatagattttttatgtgataaatattttttttaaaaacaatttttcattagttaattgcatacttaatgacattttttaacgAAGTTGGACAAAataccttaattgaataaatttgaaatttagaagaCTTAATTGAgtgaaagtaaagttagagaattaaaaatgaacTTCAACAAAACTTAAAGGTATAATTtgccttatcaaaaaaaaaaaaaaaaaggtataatttgcattttagcctaaaattTAAGTACAGTTCTTATTTGTAACATTTTAGAAACAGTTTTTTTAGGTGTCTATGTTTCATTGATCAGTGGTCATAAAATGtttgaaattaattgaaaaacctaaattacaacacttagaaaagctatatctaagttttattCGTAGAAATTTAATATCATATGCTCTGTTTTTTCTGCAATTTTTCATATCTTATAGTGGATATTAGTATCTCTTTTTATATATCCTCAAGATACTATAATAATGGATGGCTTTAGAATGTCGTTTGCCGTACGAGTTTGCATAAGTACATTTTACgttactttcttttttgctttgtcGGACTTGTGTTCTCCATTTCTTCCTCCACCACCATATGTTGTAAAGTTTCTTAGCCAACACACCACATGTAATTCTTACCAACATGGGCCAGCAACTAATAACCTCGAAACTTTCGGCTTTTTTTGATTCATAGTGATGTTGATTTGTCTGCAGAATTGTGGTCTTCACTAATGTTACTGAAGTAACAGATTGTGACTGGTGGTGTCTAACAACAATGATTCAGTGACAATCTCGTGTGTAAAAGTGATATTGGACTAATTATAATTTGTAAATTCAGATGTTGTGAAGTTTGTCGTGTATGTAGCATTATTGAAAACAGAGTCTCAATTCGCTAATAATCATGGACACAAAACAATATAGGGCAGATGTTGAATTAATCACAATTTATCAACTTAAATATTGtgcaaaaaagtgaaatttattgtgtttgtaGCATGATTAAAAACACAATCCCAATTTGCTCATAATCATGGACACAAGATAATAAACAACTACTCAAATCCGAACTCCATATGACCAagcaagtcttttttttttaataaagaatatAGTAGGTGAGGGTGCCGTCTATATGCTATAAGTATAAGCAATTGATATAGTCGTCTAAGGCTCCAAGTAAAAAAAGGCtcttaaattttaaccaatagtgTTATTtataactaataaataaaataataattttttatcaaatgaaaaacaagcaaaagagagagagaaatgctatattcacaacatttttcataacacttttacAATAAGTGCTAAATAGTAGGTTGTTATAGCCTATTATTGATAACAAAAAGATAATTATAGTGGCGggttcaaatagaaaacaagaagCAACTtaacacttaaaatttgttatgaaaaatattgtgaatgttgcatttctcaaaaaaagaaaaaagagcaatacacaaaaaaattcataatttttttcacaatagttgagttagcaaacttttactagttctcaaCTAGGTCCACTACTAACATTGCTcctttacttaccactatcaatctaccatattaacaagtgtgaaaagttttgtcaatttttttatatctataaacctttttttttaaaagaaaaaattttatgtggttcatgttaattaatagtaattttgcatctaaaacaaaataattagttTTCAACTTAGGCCCCCAAATACATCAAGCTGTTCCTGGATTCGAACAACAGATACGAGACACGACAAATGATATCATTACCACTGTATGTTATCATTTGAACCCCACCAAGCAAATCACTTTAGCtcctaataaataaaagagtgcATGCACTACCAAAGTTGAATCAAAATCGTCCATACCACTGTGAGCACCTTGGCTTGAACCCCAATCATTTTTATTAAGGGTCTCTACGTTAATGGACTGCGTGCATGGAACCTAGAAAAAGTCGAAGGTATCAAAAACTTTAAGGGGACAAGATTTACGAGAGATATAGTGATAGTTGAAATCTCATGGGTGGGAGACTTGTTTTACAATTCCAGAGAATAATTGAGGAAATACTCTAGCTTTCAAAAGCTTCATTCCTATCACTTTTCTGAGACTCCACTACCCTAAAAGGCTAAAACAAAAGGGAGAAAGTGTTAGTAAGTATGGGAGTTCAAAGTGGTATAgatttctctagggtttttggAGGGTCAGAGAAGTTGATAGGCGTTCTGGTGAATTTGCACCGGATCATTTGCCATATTAGTGATtttaggatttttgtttttaagggtctgtttggataccgcttattgctgaaagttgaaaactgaaaacttattactaaaaacattgtagcaaaataatttttaaatgtgtgaatagtgccgtagGACCTAGTTTTAAAGCAAAATTTGTTGAATTCCGTACTTACGGGTcttatgaacagtgcacgggatcCACTGAATAAAACGCTAAACACAGACATGCTGAAATTTCAGTGCACTCCAAACACTCACTAAGTGGCGTACACCACTTTCAAGCTGGCATATGCCGACCTAAAAGCAACATTTGTTGCTTTGGTTATGAAGTTATTGAATGAGTTTGGGTCTTGAGAAATAAACCATTGTGTTTAACATATAGTGCTAATAATTTTGGTAGAGATTAGGCCTTCTTCATCATTGAGGCTAGGGACTATTTGGTTGTTAGCACTTAGCAGGTACAAAATGGAGTGTCTATACCTACTCTTAATTTTCCACTTTATATTTTActccattttaaattttggtcaatttataaggaaaataaaagagactTGTAACATACTTTGATCGGTGgagcataaaataataaaatggaaTACTAAAGGTATAGAGGATTTTTATTCAGAAAAGTTTCATACCATAAAATGAACCCTTCCGACCTAGCAGAGACAAGTACTAGCACTATTGGACCAAAGTTGTGAGATTTTACTTATTCGCTAGCCCATCTAAGATACTGCCCTGAAATGGATATTGTTTGACAATCAAATAGCCCAAGTTGGCGTATGTTGACTTAAAGGCAACGTATGTTGCTTTGGTTATGAAGTTATTGAATGAGTTTTAAATGAGTTTGGGTCTTGAGAAATAAACCATTGTGTTTAACATTTGGTGCTAATAATTTTGGTAGAGATTAGGCCTTCATCATTGAGACAAGGGACTTTGGATGTTAGCACTTAGCAGGAACAAAATGGGGGTGTCACCTACTCTTAATTTTTCACTTTATATTCCactctattttaaattttggtcactttataagaaaaaaagagacgTGACATACTTTGATCAGTGGTGCATAAAATGGATAAAATGGAATGCTAAAAGTATAGAGGATTTTTATTCAGAAAAGTTTCATACCATAAAATGAACACTCCCGACCTAACAAAGACAAGTACTTGCACTATTGGACCAAAGTTGTGAGATTTTACTTATTCGCTAGCCTATCTAAGAAACTGCCCTGAAATGGATATTGTTTGACAATCAAATAGCCCAAGTTGGCGTGCTGGGTAAGAGTTCATAGGTTTGCAGTTGCCGCATCATAATGGAGATTAACATCACAATGATGAACCTAGCAGCAAAGTTATCCAGTTCTCTGTAATGGATATGAATAGGGAACAATGCATTTTGGCAGAAATCATAAAAGCCAGGATTTAGAGTACATATATTGCTATTccaagatatatatattatattttgcaCTTATTATAAAATGTGAATTGCTATTACATTTCTGCAAAGTTCTTGGTACGTGAATGTTAAAAGAAGAAGCTTGATTTGGATGAATTTTGGAAGAGAGCAcaacttcaaaagaaaaacccttCCACTTGAACTGAAGAAGATCAAACCGATGAAGTGTCAGAGCAATCAGGGCAGCAGAAATGGCCCCTAGCTTGACATTTTGTGCAGGCAATGGATGGCACCTTTGATCCACCACCTCCTACTGATTGATACAAGTCATCACCAAGGTTAAAACCAAATGGTCCGCCTTTAAGTATACCAGTTCCTTTACATTTTGAGCATGCTATCATCCTTAGATTGCCACATCTCTTGCACATACCCAAAGTGCTGAatatttcaaggtaaaaaataCAGCACAAACATAAAAACTATTAGAATGTTGACATATATCTAATCACATACGAATTTATAAACCGCTGGAAAATATGCTTACAATATCAGTGTTATCAGTCtctaaaaatagtttcaaactTTTGCTAGGAAACTAGCTATTAAGTAATGCCGCTCTCTTCTAAAGTCAAAACAAGATGCAATTGTTGGGTTTATACTAGACCTCTCACTGGTAGTGACTACCGCAAAAGGCAAGGATGAAATTATAAACCTTAAACCTATTAAAGAAGTACTGGTAGCATATATAAATCCCACTTATAGGTAGCATATATCACTCATGAAATTCTGAACAAGACAAAGAACCACAAAAAATCTACCATAAAAGCAGAATTACCTTGAATACTGATGGTGAAGTAGTTCCTTGAACATTAATATCTATAAATAAACATTTACATGGGCTAGTGGCCAAAGAAAATCATAGTTTAAGTCTCACTACACTAATTGGCAAGCGATTAGCAACATTCTTTGAAGTGTTCTTAAAAAACTACACTAATTGTCTACATAATTATTGAACTGCATACAAATTCTTTGTTCAAATTTAGGAAATCAAGCAGCCAAGCAAAAAGTATCAAGTgtcaattccaaaaaaaaaaaaaaaaaaaaaaaactaccaggTTTCCAAGTTGAAGAACAAATTCTTCCAAAGATGTAAATCCTCAAACAAGAGAGCCAACCAAAATGAACACAAAGTGGAGGACTAAAGCTTAGAGAAGTCACTTCAAGCTTTCACAAAACAAAACTCACAACAACCCTTCAAGTTGGGGAAGACCCAAATTCTAGTTTCGTGATAAAATCCCCTCCCATTGAATCTTCTAATTCCCTCCATTTTTTTTGTGTAAGACATGTGGcgtttaaaaatcaaaagaattcCACGTGTCACACATTCGGCTAAGAATGGAGAGGGTATTGGAGGATTCAATTGAAGGGGATCCTTTCCTGCTCTACTTGAATGCATGCATCAATGGCATATCCGACAGTGTCTTTGTAATGAGTGCTATAGtagaaaacaaaagcaaatgAGGTCATAAAACCAAatgtttaagattactaataaCAAAGGCCAATGACATAAGAGATTGAGTTATCCCTTAAAATCAAGTTGTATTTCAGATGAATTAAGGAAAGTTGTCCAACATGGTTAGTTCTTGTGCAACAAAGACCAATGAAGATGAGACACAATTCTGAAGGACAAGAGCAGGCAAAGCAAATAAACAACCAACATatttgcttttgattttcaagAGAAGATAAGGTTCTAAACATATCAACCAACATAGTTCAAGCAAGTTAAAGCTTTGATTTTGAGTCCAATTAGAGGTTTACAACTTATCAAATAATAAGAAAGACAAATTTTAACAGAACCCCAGATACAAAATTTTGCATACCAATATATACCAAGTCAGAATTTACACAAAAAATGGGATGGGTCAGAGACTCAGAATAGAAATGTGGAGAGTAAGACAGAGACAAAGACCTGCGCTGGGAGGCAGAGATGAAAGCATCAATTCTTGGGGCAGCAATAGAGGCACATAACAGAAGAGTTCCAACTCCAAATCCAGCCAATTCACTAGCTGTTATATTCTCCATCTCCTTCACTCACTCTCACCGGTCCACCCTCCACTGCTCTCCTCTGCTACACAACCACTTCGCTATGGTAGTATAACCTTATCAAAACTTCTAACGTTTGAAAAGTATTTATAAAGAGTATTCAACGTTTTAAGCAAACGGGCCTATTAGCTCAGCTGGTTAGAGCGTCGTGCTAATAACGCGAAGGTCGCAGGTTCGAGACCTGCATGGgccattttttgattttttcttaaaCGGGCATGGGCTTTTTGATTATTTGAGCTTGGGCTTTTTTTACGGGCTTATATGggcttttattgttttttatgggttttattttttttattttttgactttttagattttttatttttgggcttAGGCTTATT is a genomic window of Quercus lobata isolate SW786 chromosome 2, ValleyOak3.0 Primary Assembly, whole genome shotgun sequence containing:
- the LOC115976253 gene encoding uncharacterized protein LOC115976253, whose product is MENITASELAGFGVGTLLLCASIAAPRIDAFISASQRSTLGMCKRCGNLRMIACSKCKGTGILKGGPFGFNLGDDLYQSVGGGGSKVPSIACTKCQARGHFCCPDCSDTSSV